The Lysinibacillus pakistanensis genome includes a window with the following:
- a CDS encoding DHA2 family efflux MFS transporter permease subunit, whose product MSEKTISVQTKPPYGMIAILFIGAFVAILNETLLNIALPAIMEEFEVNATAVQWLSTGYMLINGILIPASAFFIQRFTDKRLFIIAMALFTLGTFLASIAPAFGVLLGARMIQAAGSAIMMPLLMNVMLTAFPVEKRGAAMGMFGLVMITAPAIGPTLSGWLIEHYSWRMLFDLVLPIAILTLIFAAFKLKNVTPQRAIKLDVLSLILSSIGFGGLLYGFSSAGEKGWDNVLVYGTIIIGTLALITFILRQLRMDEPMLEFRIFKYPMFALSTTISIVISVAMFSAMILMPIYVQTIRGISPMDSGLLMLPGAIVMGIMSPITGKLFDKYGARTLAVIGLIITIVTTYYFSKIGLHTAYSTLVVLYTLRMFGMSMVMMPVMTNGLNQLPAHNNPHGTAMNNTLQQVSGAIGSAVLITVMNNITTVKAEELAAKAMNNMSANAAQSSAQATAEVQQQIMNEAMLHGINFTFFISTLITVIALILAFFIKRVKPNQVTDMEIQRDVPGE is encoded by the coding sequence ATGTCAGAGAAAACAATATCTGTTCAGACAAAACCGCCATACGGCATGATTGCCATTTTATTTATTGGGGCATTTGTTGCCATTTTGAATGAAACATTACTAAATATTGCTCTTCCAGCTATTATGGAAGAATTTGAGGTCAATGCCACTGCGGTACAATGGCTTTCAACAGGCTATATGCTAATTAACGGGATTTTAATACCCGCAAGTGCGTTCTTCATTCAACGCTTCACGGATAAAAGGTTATTTATAATTGCAATGGCCTTGTTTACTTTGGGAACATTTTTAGCTAGTATTGCACCCGCATTTGGCGTATTATTAGGGGCTCGTATGATTCAAGCTGCTGGATCTGCAATTATGATGCCATTATTAATGAATGTTATGTTAACTGCATTTCCAGTCGAAAAACGAGGGGCAGCAATGGGGATGTTTGGGCTGGTAATGATTACAGCTCCTGCAATTGGACCGACACTTTCTGGATGGTTAATCGAGCATTATAGCTGGAGAATGTTATTTGATTTGGTATTGCCAATTGCCATTTTAACCTTAATTTTTGCAGCCTTTAAATTAAAGAATGTTACACCACAACGTGCTATTAAGCTGGATGTACTATCTCTTATTTTATCCAGTATCGGGTTTGGTGGCTTGCTTTATGGCTTTAGCTCTGCAGGGGAAAAAGGATGGGATAATGTACTTGTCTACGGTACGATTATTATTGGTACACTTGCTTTAATTACCTTTATCCTTCGTCAGCTACGAATGGATGAGCCCATGCTTGAGTTTCGTATTTTCAAATATCCAATGTTCGCCTTATCCACAACCATTTCAATCGTAATTTCGGTTGCAATGTTCTCAGCCATGATCCTAATGCCGATTTATGTGCAAACTATTCGTGGGATTTCACCAATGGATTCTGGCCTGTTAATGCTTCCTGGCGCTATTGTCATGGGTATTATGTCGCCAATTACAGGTAAACTCTTTGATAAATACGGTGCAAGAACTTTGGCTGTCATTGGATTGATCATTACCATTGTCACAACTTATTACTTTAGCAAAATCGGTTTGCATACTGCTTATTCTACTCTTGTAGTGCTCTACACTTTGCGTATGTTTGGGATGTCAATGGTTATGATGCCAGTAATGACAAACGGTTTAAATCAGTTACCAGCCCATAATAATCCACATGGAACAGCGATGAACAATACATTGCAGCAGGTATCTGGTGCTATAGGTTCTGCAGTATTAATTACTGTTATGAACAATATAACAACTGTAAAAGCAGAGGAATTAGCTGCTAAAGCGATGAACAATATGAGTGCCAATGCTGCTCAATCATCCGCACAGGCTACAGCTGAAGTACAACAACAAATTATGAATGAAGCCATGCTACATGGTATTAATTTCACCTTCTTTATCTCAACATTGATTACGGTGATTGCTCTTATTCTCGCCTTCTTTATTAAAAGAGTCAAACCTAATCAAGTGACAGATATGGAGATTCAGAGGGATGTTCCAGGAGAATAG